One stretch of Aquificaceae bacterium DNA includes these proteins:
- a CDS encoding phosphoribosylanthranilate isomerase: protein MVKIKLCGFTREEDIEKAVSLGVDYVGIILYPKSPRYVKPERFEQLLRAGDGVKKVAVMVNPSPEEVENVLQVGFDLVQLHGEESLDFARRLGMERVIKAFGSCPGLEVHEDWKKAHAVLIDACSGEAYGGTGLKSDWKVAKELMGRGFRVFLAGGLTPESVKQAIRVVRPYAVDVSSGIEVSPGIKDHRKMEEFVHAVKNASED from the coding sequence GTTTCACGAGAGAAGAGGACATAGAAAAGGCAGTAAGCCTTGGTGTTGACTATGTGGGCATAATACTCTATCCGAAAAGCCCGAGATATGTAAAACCTGAAAGATTTGAGCAACTCTTAAGAGCTGGAGACGGGGTTAAAAAGGTGGCAGTTATGGTAAACCCCTCGCCTGAGGAAGTAGAAAACGTCCTTCAGGTTGGCTTTGACCTTGTGCAACTCCACGGGGAGGAGAGTCTGGACTTTGCAAGAAGGCTTGGCATGGAAAGGGTGATAAAGGCTTTTGGAAGCTGTCCTGGGCTTGAAGTTCATGAGGATTGGAAAAAAGCACATGCGGTGCTAATTGACGCATGCTCAGGAGAAGCGTATGGTGGAACAGGTCTAAAGTCAGACTGGAAAGTGGCAAAGGAGCTCATGGGTAGAGGCTTCAGAGTTTTTCTGGCGGGTGGGCTGACTCCTGAAAGTGTGAAACAGGCTATCAGAGTGGTAAGGCCCTACGCCGTTGATGTGTCTTCCGGCATAGAGGTAAGCCCTGGCATAAAAGACCACAGAAAGATGGAGGAGTTTGTCCATGCAGTTAAGAACGCATCAGAAGATTGA
- a CDS encoding PaaI family thioesterase, translating to MQLRTHQKIDTSLSGEVVELSEGYARVRLRTDSRMTADETGLVHGGFIFSLADFCAMATVNEPTVVLAQASIKFIKPVKVGDELMAEGRLASSEGRKRWVHVEVKRGEERVAEGEFLCVVPERHVLSQ from the coding sequence ATGCAGTTAAGAACGCATCAGAAGATTGATACCTCTCTCAGTGGTGAGGTGGTTGAGCTTTCTGAAGGCTACGCAAGGGTCAGGCTGAGGACTGACAGCAGGATGACTGCAGATGAGACAGGGCTTGTCCATGGTGGTTTTATCTTCTCTCTTGCAGACTTCTGTGCCATGGCAACGGTAAACGAGCCCACCGTGGTGCTGGCACAGGCGAGCATAAAGTTTATAAAGCCTGTAAAAGTGGGGGATGAGCTTATGGCAGAGGGCAGGCTTGCCAGCTCAGAGGGTAGAAAGAGATGGGTTCATGTAGAAGTTAAAAGAGGAGAAGAGAGGGTGGCAGAGGGGGAATTCCTCTGCGTGGTGCCAGAAAGACACGTGCTATCTCAGTAA
- the htpX gene encoding zinc metalloprotease HtpX — MGYAIRSVILLGLLTGLFLFVGNLIGGKAGMTIALILAGIMNFLAYWFSDKIVLKMYGAREIPYEEAPWLHRMVEELAQRANMPKPRIYLVPMEQPNAFATGRGPSNGAVAVTSGILRLLNERELRGVLAHELGHIKNRDVLVATMAATIAGAISYLVNMLQWALIFGHSRDGENNNPLSIIASIAMIIITPIIATIIQMAISRSREYMADETGARISGDPLALASALEKIHNYVHQIPAEVNQGTAHLFIENPLSGQGIWELFSTHPSTEKRIERLKELAREMGVFAY; from the coding sequence ATGGGCTACGCAATAAGGAGCGTGATACTGTTAGGGCTTTTGACAGGTCTTTTCCTCTTTGTGGGCAATCTTATAGGTGGTAAGGCTGGAATGACCATAGCTCTCATATTGGCGGGAATAATGAATTTTCTTGCCTACTGGTTTTCCGACAAGATTGTGCTCAAGATGTATGGAGCAAGGGAAATTCCTTACGAAGAAGCTCCATGGCTTCACAGGATGGTGGAAGAGCTCGCCCAGAGGGCAAACATGCCAAAGCCCAGAATCTACCTTGTTCCCATGGAACAGCCTAATGCCTTTGCCACCGGAAGGGGTCCATCAAACGGTGCAGTTGCAGTAACCTCTGGAATACTGAGACTTCTCAACGAGAGAGAGCTAAGAGGTGTGCTTGCCCACGAGCTGGGACACATAAAGAACAGGGACGTGCTTGTTGCCACCATGGCTGCCACTATAGCTGGAGCCATATCCTACCTGGTGAACATGCTTCAGTGGGCTCTCATATTCGGACACTCAAGGGATGGAGAAAACAACAACCCCCTCTCTATCATAGCCAGCATTGCCATGATAATCATAACGCCCATAATCGCCACCATAATACAGATGGCCATATCCCGCTCAAGAGAATACATGGCAGATGAGACAGGTGCAAGAATATCAGGAGACCCTCTTGCTCTGGCAAGTGCCCTTGAAAAGATTCACAACTATGTGCATCAGATACCGGCTGAGGTCAACCAGGGCACTGCACACCTCTTTATTGAAAACCCACTTTCAGGACAGGGCATATGGGAGCTCTTTTCCACACACCCGTCCACAGAAAAGAGAATTGAAAGGCTAAAGGAGCTTGCAAGGGAGATGGGTGTTTTTGCTTACTGA
- a CDS encoding PhoH family protein — translation MTERVEERLDLGSFDEKFYAIVGRGDENLKYFSQLFDVKISARGTEILIRGEEDRVRAVYEFLKDIIKELRTSTLTPQEIKERARNYVQSRVEREDGPREEVILITHRKKAILPKTHTQSIYVDAIKNNDIVFGIGPAGTGKTYLAMAMALAHLKANRVNKIILTRPAVEAGEKLGFLPGGIAEKVDPYLRPLYDALYDMVDYDKASYMLERNIIEIAPLAFMRGRTLNDAFIILDEAQNSTKEQMKMFLTRIGFGSKVVITGDITQIDLPRREQSGLVEAVRVLQGIEGIGFVWFKDEDVVRHPIVARIIKAYEEFERAKEEQSSGKEGEGKG, via the coding sequence ATGACAGAAAGAGTAGAGGAAAGGCTGGACCTTGGAAGCTTTGATGAGAAGTTCTATGCTATAGTTGGCAGGGGGGATGAGAACCTCAAGTATTTTTCACAGCTCTTTGATGTGAAAATATCCGCAAGGGGAACGGAGATACTCATAAGAGGTGAGGAGGACAGAGTAAGGGCTGTCTATGAGTTTTTGAAAGATATCATAAAAGAGCTGAGAACATCTACCCTGACCCCTCAGGAGATAAAGGAAAGAGCCAGAAACTATGTTCAGTCAAGAGTTGAAAGAGAAGATGGTCCAAGAGAAGAGGTCATACTCATAACCCACAGAAAAAAGGCCATACTTCCCAAAACTCATACACAGAGCATATACGTAGATGCCATAAAAAACAACGACATAGTCTTTGGAATCGGTCCTGCTGGAACAGGTAAAACCTATCTTGCCATGGCTATGGCACTTGCGCACCTCAAGGCCAACAGGGTAAATAAGATAATACTAACCAGACCTGCAGTGGAGGCAGGCGAAAAACTGGGCTTTCTGCCCGGTGGAATTGCGGAGAAGGTGGACCCATACCTCAGACCGCTTTATGATGCCCTTTACGATATGGTGGACTATGATAAAGCAAGCTACATGCTTGAAAGGAACATAATAGAGATAGCACCCCTTGCCTTTATGAGGGGAAGAACTCTAAACGACGCCTTTATAATACTTGACGAGGCTCAGAACTCTACCAAAGAGCAGATGAAGATGTTCCTCACACGCATAGGTTTTGGCTCAAAGGTGGTAATAACGGGCGATATAACACAGATAGACCTGCCAAGGAGAGAACAATCGGGTCTTGTGGAAGCAGTAAGGGTCCTGCAGGGAATTGAAGGCATCGGGTTTGTATGGTTTAAGGATGAGGATGTGGTAAGACATCCCATAGTGGCAAGGATAATAAAGGCCTATGAAGAATTTGAAAGGGCAAAGGAAGAACAGAGTTCTGGTAAGGAAGGAGAAGGGAAAGGTTAA
- the ybeY gene encoding rRNA maturation RNase YbeY, which produces MREILSRLLQAHGLKNTEISVYLTGDQTIRLLNRDFRGRDKPTDVLSFIYDEPVGRYRLLGEIVISLDTAQKQAEELGHSLEEEIKRLLVHGFVHLLGYDHELGEEEERKFTEMEEKLRALL; this is translated from the coding sequence GTGAGGGAAATCCTCAGCAGGCTCCTGCAAGCACATGGCTTAAAAAACACAGAGATAAGCGTATACCTGACCGGTGACCAGACCATAAGGCTTTTAAACAGAGACTTCAGGGGCAGAGACAAGCCAACGGATGTGCTCTCTTTCATTTACGATGAGCCTGTGGGAAGATACAGGCTTCTGGGCGAGATTGTCATATCTCTGGATACAGCACAGAAACAGGCAGAGGAGCTTGGACACAGCCTTGAGGAGGAAATAAAGAGGCTTCTTGTTCATGGCTTCGTGCACCTTCTGGGCTATGACCACGAGCTGGGGGAGGAGGAAGAGAGGAAGTTCACAGAAATGGAAGAAAAACTCAGAGCCCTGCTCTGA
- the truA gene encoding tRNA pseudouridine(38-40) synthase TruA produces the protein MPNYVLLLSFVGTRFHGWQVQPDLRTVQGVLKEGVERIFQQTVKVTGCCRTDAGVHALEYVANFQAERFIEPETLLKALNSLLPEDMGLRKVWIQEGFNARYGVKGKIYLYRILNTHARDPFLEPFCWRIPHRLDYDRMLSAVELFIGRHDFSSFAKLDEEEKNTLIEIEELSLRKVDELIEFRVRAKSFLRYMVRRMVGSLVYMGLGKLSHEDIKNYLDGRGRCPYTAKAKGLTLERVIL, from the coding sequence ATGCCCAACTATGTTTTGCTTCTGTCCTTTGTTGGCACTCGTTTTCATGGCTGGCAGGTTCAACCGGATCTGAGAACAGTGCAGGGAGTTCTCAAAGAAGGCGTTGAGAGGATTTTTCAACAAACTGTCAAAGTAACTGGCTGCTGCAGGACTGACGCCGGTGTGCATGCCCTTGAGTATGTGGCAAACTTTCAGGCAGAGCGTTTCATAGAGCCCGAAACTCTTCTAAAAGCCCTGAATTCTCTTCTGCCTGAGGATATGGGTTTAAGGAAGGTCTGGATACAGGAGGGGTTCAATGCCCGCTACGGCGTGAAGGGTAAGATTTACCTCTACAGGATACTGAACACGCATGCAAGAGACCCCTTTTTAGAGCCCTTTTGCTGGAGGATTCCCCACAGGCTTGACTATGACAGAATGCTCTCTGCGGTTGAGCTTTTTATAGGCAGGCACGATTTTTCTAGCTTTGCGAAACTGGATGAGGAAGAAAAGAACACCCTTATTGAGATAGAGGAGCTGAGCCTGCGAAAGGTGGATGAGTTAATTGAGTTCAGAGTTAGGGCGAAGAGCTTTTTGAGATACATGGTAAGGCGAATGGTGGGAAGCCTTGTGTATATGGGGCTCGGGAAGCTATCACATGAGGATATAAAAAATTACCTTGATGGCAGGGGCAGATGCCCCTACACAGCAAAGGCAAAGGGTCTTACTCTTGAAAGGGTTATACTTTAA
- a CDS encoding SCP2 sterol-binding domain-containing protein, producing MRKLYLLLLSVGGMAMSMPVFMDGEYAKALCEAWNKTPQLSEQLGKSESWVAVPERKLFLYREDCGDTKQIQLTIKNEGGKAICVYGGPAKDKRGKDDFLMYAETRRWLEMGKKEYGPMKAMMLGRLKFEGPKGVAMKNMGPFEAFLDMVDNPPHDAGKCP from the coding sequence ATGAGAAAGCTTTATCTGTTGCTGTTGAGTGTTGGCGGAATGGCTATGTCAATGCCCGTTTTTATGGATGGAGAGTATGCAAAAGCCCTCTGTGAAGCATGGAATAAAACTCCACAGCTATCAGAGCAGCTTGGAAAGAGTGAAAGCTGGGTTGCGGTTCCCGAAAGGAAGCTCTTCCTCTACAGGGAGGACTGTGGAGATACCAAACAGATACAGCTCACTATAAAGAACGAAGGAGGAAAGGCCATTTGCGTTTATGGGGGTCCTGCAAAGGATAAAAGGGGTAAAGACGACTTTCTCATGTATGCGGAGACCAGAAGATGGTTAGAGATGGGTAAGAAAGAATACGGACCTATGAAGGCAATGATGTTGGGAAGGCTTAAGTTTGAGGGACCGAAGGGGGTTGCCATGAAAAACATGGGACCCTTTGAAGCCTTCCTTGATATGGTGGACAACCCACCCCATGATGCCGGTAAGTGTCCTTAA